In one Hyphomicrobium sp. 99 genomic region, the following are encoded:
- a CDS encoding CreA family protein codes for MKYFLAAISIFFIFGAGNARADDIGCISTTFRIIGANDKVCISAFDDPKVPGVACHISQARTGGLKGTFGLAEDPSMFSIACRQVGSISTDVSKLADQDEVYSASTSLFFKHTHVFRTVDKKRNTLVYIAISDRLIEGSPYNAISTVPIMPWGAH; via the coding sequence ATGAAATATTTTTTGGCCGCTATTTCCATATTCTTCATTTTTGGGGCCGGGAATGCGCGCGCCGACGACATCGGCTGCATCAGCACGACATTCAGAATTATCGGCGCCAACGACAAAGTTTGCATCAGCGCCTTCGATGACCCGAAGGTGCCCGGCGTTGCCTGCCACATCAGTCAGGCGCGAACGGGAGGCCTCAAGGGTACATTCGGTTTGGCCGAAGATCCGTCGATGTTTTCGATAGCGTGCCGTCAGGTTGGGTCCATCAGCACGGACGTTTCCAAGCTTGCCGATCAAGACGAGGTTTATTCAGCGAGCACGTCGCTGTTCTTCAAACACACGCACGTCTTTCGGACCGTCGACAAGAAGCGCAACACGCTTGTCTATATTGCGATCAGCGACAGGTTAATCGAAGGCTCACCTTATAACGCCATTTCGACGGTCCCGATCATGCCGTGGGGGGCGCATTAG